A single window of Merismopedia glauca CCAP 1448/3 DNA harbors:
- a CDS encoding ribonuclease HII produces the protein MAGIDEVGRGALCGPVVAAAVILPQTAWSVLAKSGVRDSKKLSSATRDRLAIEIQSLALEYQIAWADVAEIDTLNILQASLLAMQRAVNQLSIQPDVCLVDGKQSIPNLQVRQENLVKGDERSLTIAAASIVAKVWRDRLMVNLATDYPLYDLGTNKGYGTAKHLQALRLHGASSIHRQSFASYRCSRQKGN, from the coding sequence ATCGCTGGAATCGATGAAGTGGGTCGTGGGGCTTTATGCGGCCCTGTCGTCGCAGCAGCCGTCATTTTGCCCCAGACGGCTTGGTCTGTCCTAGCTAAATCTGGTGTTAGGGATAGCAAAAAGCTCTCTAGTGCCACTCGCGATCGCCTAGCTATCGAAATTCAATCTTTAGCCCTAGAATACCAAATTGCCTGGGCTGATGTCGCCGAAATTGATACCCTCAATATTTTGCAAGCTTCTTTACTAGCTATGCAACGAGCCGTCAATCAGTTATCAATTCAGCCAGATGTGTGCTTGGTTGATGGGAAACAATCTATTCCCAATCTTCAGGTGCGCCAGGAAAATCTAGTTAAGGGAGACGAGCGATCGCTCACCATTGCTGCTGCTAGTATCGTAGCTAAAGTGTGGCGCGATCGCCTCATGGTTAATTTAGCTACTGATTACCCTTTATATGACTTGGGAACGAATAAGGGATACGGTACAGCGAAGCATTTACAAGCTTTACGTCTACATGGTGCTTCTTCAATCCACCGACAGTCTTTTGCTTCTTACCGTTGCAGTAGGCAGAAGGGGAATTAA
- a CDS encoding Rne/Rng family ribonuclease yields the protein MPRQIIIAEQHRIAAVFWEDQIQELVVATGNHQVGDIYLGSVENVLPGIDAAFVNIGDSSRNGFIHVSDLGPLRLKRTAGAITELLAPQQKVLVQVMKEPTGNKGPRLTGNITLPGRYLVLMPFDRGVKLSQRIDSQNERNRLRALAVLVKPAGMGLLVRTEAQGKAEEAIIEDLESLQKQWEIIQQEANSTRAPSLLDRDDDFIQRVLRDMYTADVNRIVVDSPTGVKRVKQYLLNWSSGRTPEGVLIDQYRGSESPTREGKMSILEYFRVNAAIREALKPRVDLPSGGYIIIEPTEALTVVDVNSGSFTRSATARETVLWTNCEAASEIARQIKLRNLAGVIIVDFIDMDARKDQLQVLEHFHKQLRSDKAKPQIAQLSELGLVELTRKRQGQNIYELFGRSCPTCGGLGHVVHLPGELEPIAPEAFDPIIAPPIKEVKPFRENTISLPPLDRVEPSEGSWIEEEEPLGLMHHPSYQERGINQKNRRRQRGVREEANKISRLAVRTVNHSYRNNSDEADESPVIPEIPPEIEVREKPSRSKPTRIESEPQETVSLEMSALEQEVYAWMGISPLIRLDKPYKNPKSVIVNLVGAGELPPEISVSHIEPVVTTEQVREIEPAEPIDITLPTIAETEPLEPMLVTPQVASNAIAEPVMTGINLEENMTASADKRRRRRRSSANGSELGFDPEM from the coding sequence ATGCCAAGACAGATAATCATTGCCGAACAGCATCGTATTGCTGCCGTATTTTGGGAAGATCAAATTCAAGAACTTGTTGTAGCTACCGGTAATCATCAGGTAGGAGATATCTATTTAGGAAGCGTCGAAAACGTTTTACCAGGGATAGATGCGGCTTTTGTCAACATTGGAGATTCAAGTCGCAATGGTTTTATTCATGTCAGTGACTTGGGTCCACTACGGCTCAAACGTACAGCAGGAGCCATTACCGAACTATTAGCTCCCCAGCAAAAAGTGCTAGTCCAAGTCATGAAAGAGCCGACAGGCAATAAAGGTCCTCGGCTGACTGGTAATATTACTTTGCCTGGTCGTTACTTAGTCTTGATGCCATTCGATCGCGGTGTCAAACTATCTCAGCGAATTGATAGTCAAAATGAGCGCAATCGCTTGCGAGCTTTAGCTGTTTTAGTTAAACCAGCAGGAATGGGCTTATTAGTTCGCACAGAGGCTCAAGGAAAGGCAGAAGAAGCCATTATTGAAGATTTAGAATCTTTACAAAAACAGTGGGAAATCATTCAGCAAGAGGCTAATTCTACCAGAGCGCCATCATTGCTAGACCGAGATGACGATTTCATCCAACGGGTGCTGCGAGATATGTATACCGCCGATGTGAATCGGATTGTGGTTGATTCTCCTACTGGTGTCAAGCGGGTGAAACAATACTTGCTCAACTGGAGCAGTGGTAGAACTCCAGAAGGAGTCTTAATCGATCAGTATCGAGGTAGCGAATCGCCGACTCGCGAAGGTAAGATGTCCATCTTAGAGTATTTCCGAGTTAATGCTGCGATTCGGGAAGCTTTAAAACCTAGAGTGGATTTGCCTTCCGGTGGCTATATCATTATCGAACCAACTGAAGCATTAACTGTCGTAGATGTGAACTCCGGTTCCTTTACTCGCTCAGCGACAGCAAGAGAAACAGTCTTGTGGACTAATTGCGAAGCAGCAAGCGAAATTGCTCGACAAATCAAGCTTCGTAACTTAGCTGGGGTAATTATAGTCGATTTTATCGATATGGATGCTCGCAAAGACCAATTACAGGTTCTAGAGCATTTTCACAAACAACTTCGTTCTGATAAGGCTAAGCCCCAAATTGCTCAATTATCAGAATTAGGTTTGGTGGAATTAACCCGCAAACGCCAAGGACAAAATATCTATGAGTTGTTTGGTCGTAGTTGTCCGACTTGTGGAGGATTGGGACACGTTGTCCACCTACCTGGTGAGCTAGAACCTATAGCGCCAGAAGCATTTGACCCAATTATTGCCCCACCGATTAAAGAAGTTAAGCCTTTCCGAGAAAATACGATCTCTTTACCCCCACTAGATCGAGTTGAACCTAGCGAAGGTAGCTGGATAGAAGAAGAAGAACCTTTAGGTTTGATGCATCATCCTAGCTATCAGGAACGGGGAATCAATCAGAAAAATCGCCGCCGTCAGCGAGGAGTTAGAGAAGAAGCTAATAAAATTTCTCGGCTAGCAGTCAGGACGGTGAATCACTCCTACCGAAATAACTCGGATGAAGCAGATGAATCTCCTGTTATTCCCGAAATTCCCCCCGAAATTGAGGTCAGGGAAAAGCCTTCACGCTCTAAACCCACACGAATTGAAAGTGAACCTCAAGAAACTGTTTCTCTAGAAATGAGTGCTTTAGAACAGGAAGTTTATGCTTGGATGGGGATTTCACCTTTGATCCGATTAGACAAACCGTACAAAAATCCGAAGTCAGTCATTGTTAATTTGGTCGGTGCCGGAGAATTACCTCCTGAAATTTCTGTGTCTCACATAGAACCTGTAGTAACCACTGAACAAGTCAGAGAGATAGAACCAGCAGAACCTATTGACATCACTCTACCTACGATCGCAGAAACTGAACCTCTAGAACCCATGCTGGTAACGCCGCAGGTGGCATCTAACGCCATCGCCGAACCTGTCATGACTGGCATCAATTTAGAGGAAAATATGACCGCTAGTGCAGATAAACGCCGCCGCCGCCGCCGTTCCTCTGCTAACGGCTCAGAATTGGGTTTCGATCCAGAAATGTAA